A genomic window from Arthrobacter globiformis includes:
- the manD gene encoding D-mannonate dehydratase ManD: MTRKIVDVDVLVTSPSRNFVTLKITTDDGIVGWGDATLNGRELSVASYLRDHLAPALLGRDADRIEDTWQYFYRGAYWRRGPVTMAAIGAIDLALWDIKGKALDVPVYQLLGGAARDKILTYTHATGWDVPELLDSVDRRREQGFRAVRAQSGVPGLDKVYGVTRGAASYEPAGRGAGPVEEDWDTSAYLRHAPKVLTAVREHVGPELKLLHDVHHRLNPTEAARLAKSLEDVDLFWLEDVTPAENQRLLRTLRQQTTVPLAIGEVFNTVWDCEQLITERLIDFIRTAVVHAGGISHVRKILALAEVYQIKGAPHGPSDVSPVNLSASLHLGLATSNFAIQEYMGYDPLVSEVFQSSFRFEDGYLHPGDEPGLGVNVDEDAAARFPYKQAYLPIARELDGSMKDW; encoded by the coding sequence ATGACCCGAAAAATCGTCGACGTCGACGTCCTCGTCACCAGCCCCAGCCGCAACTTCGTCACCCTGAAGATCACCACCGACGACGGCATCGTCGGCTGGGGCGACGCCACCCTCAACGGCCGCGAACTGTCAGTGGCCAGCTACCTCCGCGACCACCTCGCCCCCGCGCTGCTCGGCCGGGACGCCGACCGCATCGAGGACACCTGGCAGTACTTCTACCGCGGCGCCTACTGGCGGCGCGGGCCGGTGACCATGGCCGCGATCGGCGCCATCGACCTGGCCCTGTGGGACATCAAGGGCAAGGCCCTGGACGTCCCCGTCTACCAGCTCCTCGGCGGCGCCGCCCGGGACAAGATCCTCACCTACACCCACGCCACGGGCTGGGACGTTCCCGAGCTCCTCGACTCCGTGGACCGCCGCCGGGAACAGGGCTTCCGCGCCGTCCGCGCCCAGTCCGGGGTGCCGGGCCTGGACAAGGTCTACGGCGTCACTCGCGGAGCGGCAAGTTACGAGCCGGCCGGCCGCGGCGCCGGACCCGTCGAAGAGGACTGGGACACCTCAGCCTACCTGCGCCATGCCCCGAAGGTCCTGACCGCAGTCCGCGAGCACGTGGGTCCGGAGCTCAAGCTCCTGCACGATGTCCACCACCGGCTTAACCCCACCGAGGCCGCCCGCCTGGCCAAGTCCCTGGAGGACGTGGACCTGTTCTGGCTGGAGGACGTCACGCCGGCAGAAAACCAGCGGCTCCTGCGCACCCTCCGCCAGCAGACCACCGTCCCGCTGGCCATCGGCGAGGTCTTCAACACCGTCTGGGACTGCGAGCAGCTCATCACCGAACGGCTCATCGACTTCATCCGCACCGCCGTCGTCCACGCCGGAGGCATCTCCCACGTCCGCAAAATCCTCGCCCTGGCGGAGGTCTACCAGATCAAGGGCGCACCGCACGGACCCTCCGACGTCTCACCGGTCAACCTCTCGGCCTCGCTGCACCTGGGCCTGGCCACCAGCAACTTCGCCATCCAGGAATACATGGGCTACGACCCCCTGGTGTCCGAAGTGTTCCAGTCCAGCTTCCGTTTCGAGGACGGCTACCTCCACCCCGGCGACGAGCCCGGCCTCGGCGTGAACGTGGATGAAGACGCCGCTGCCCGGTTCCCCTACAAGCAGGCCTACCTGCCCATTGCCCGCGAGCTCGACGGCTCCATGAAGGACTGGTAA
- a CDS encoding 2-hydroxyacid dehydrogenase, which yields MRIVIADSNLMPQRATFEAALPEGTVTSWHDSWNEHSVLTDLKGADVYVGPKFTAAMGAEARNLRLVHVAGAGYDGIDADALPAGAVCANTFHHEGSIAEHIATVLVALRRNLLGQDAALRTGVWSSSVYSPDIRQPETLRGAVVTFLGFGHIGSAAWRLLQAFGAEGIAITRSGSVNAEEHSLRWNGTTDRLAEALTESDVLVVSIPLDAGTTSLIGAAELDNLGPDGQIVNVARGPVVDEAALYEALKERRIAGAAIDVWYQYPDTDGRGEPSALPFGRLDNVIMTPHSSGVTAETFRGRAREIAENITRLSANQPLKNVVISR from the coding sequence ATGAGAATCGTCATCGCCGACTCCAACCTGATGCCCCAGCGCGCCACCTTCGAGGCGGCGCTGCCGGAAGGCACCGTCACCTCCTGGCACGACAGCTGGAACGAACACTCCGTCCTGACCGACCTCAAGGGCGCCGACGTCTATGTTGGGCCCAAGTTCACCGCCGCCATGGGCGCCGAGGCACGGAACCTCCGGCTGGTACACGTGGCCGGCGCCGGCTACGACGGCATCGATGCCGACGCCCTCCCCGCCGGAGCCGTCTGCGCCAACACCTTCCACCATGAGGGCTCCATCGCCGAGCACATCGCCACCGTGCTCGTGGCGCTGCGCCGCAACCTCCTGGGCCAGGACGCAGCTCTCCGAACCGGCGTCTGGTCCTCTTCGGTCTACTCCCCCGACATCCGCCAGCCCGAGACTCTGCGCGGCGCGGTGGTGACGTTCCTCGGCTTCGGCCACATCGGCAGCGCCGCCTGGAGGCTGCTGCAGGCCTTCGGCGCGGAGGGCATCGCCATCACCCGCAGCGGCTCCGTCAACGCGGAAGAACACTCCTTGCGCTGGAACGGGACCACGGACCGCCTGGCCGAGGCCCTCACCGAATCCGACGTGCTGGTGGTCAGCATCCCGCTCGACGCCGGAACCACCTCCCTGATCGGCGCAGCCGAACTGGACAACCTCGGCCCGGACGGACAGATCGTCAACGTCGCCCGCGGCCCCGTCGTCGACGAAGCCGCACTCTACGAAGCCCTGAAGGAGCGCCGGATCGCCGGCGCCGCCATCGACGTCTGGTACCAGTACCCGGACACCGACGGCCGCGGCGAACCGTCTGCCCTGCCGTTCGGCCGCCTCGACAACGTCATCATGACCCCGCACTCCTCCGGCGTCACCGCCGAAACCTTCCGCGGCCGAGCCCGCGAGATCGCCGAAAACATCACCCGCCTGTCCGCGAACCAGCCCCTGAAGAATGTAGTGATTTCCCGATGA